The DNA sequence GATCGGCTCGTATCGCTTGATCACCTCGGCACGGATTTCCGCATCTACCTGCACGCCATAATTTTCGATCAGTGCTTTCCCTGCTTCATAATCTCCCTGAGATTTAATGCGCTGCACCTCTTTCAGTAAAGTTCCGAGAAGGGTTCTCATTTTTGAATAATCATTGATCACGAAGAAGGTCTTTCCGTCGCGCTGCTCACGGGTAATAACCTTGTCCTGCTGCCCTTTTTCAAAAAGCCAGTGCGCAATCATTGCTCGGTTTCTCATGTGTGCCTGCTCAATGATCGCGCCTTCTTCCAAACGGCGCAATTGCAACATCATGCCATTTCTGATAAAAGCATCATAAGCGGCTTTCCCCACCTCAAGGTTAGGAATCACACCGATATCTACCAATTTCTGATCCATCAAATAATACAGGGCAACCAAATCCGCACGGGATTCTTCAAGAGCATTGGCATAATTTTTCAGGGTTTCTTTAGGTGTCCCTACCCCAGCTTCGAGTTGCCCAGAGGCATGACCGACCACCTCATGCAGTGCCGTTCTCATATTATTGGAAAGGGTCCCGTACTTGATCGCACGCTCTTTCTCCGCTTCAGTCCACGCAAATTCATCCAGCATTCCAGGGCCTGCGGCTTCTTCGTAGGCATTTTTTATATTCCCCAAACTGACCGCCTTGGAACCATACTCTTTTCGAATCCAGTTAGAGTTAGGCAAATTCACTCCAACAGGTGTAGAAGGGGCTGCATCACCTGCTTCCATTACGGCATTCACGACCTTATAGGAAATACCGACCACCTTATCCTTTTTATGTGCTTTTGCTATAGGTGAATGGTCTTCAAACCACTGTGCGTATTGTGCCAGGGCCGCCATTCTTTTTGAAGCCTCAGGGTCTTTAATTTCAATGATAGACTCATATGCCCCACGATAGCTCATTGGATCACCATAAACTTCAATAAAGCCATGAATCATATCCACATCCCCTTCCGTTGTGTTGGTCCAGGCCACAGAAAAATCATCAAACGTTTTCAGGTCTCCTGTTTTGTAGAAGTCGATTAAAAGCGACAGCCATTTTTGTTGCCCCTCATTTTCTGCCACAGATTTCGCTTTTTCAAGCCAGAAAACCACCTTTTCCAAAGCTTCGGTGTAAAGTCCGCCTACTTTATAGGTATCCTCGACAACCTTGCCGTTCTTCTTGATCAGCTTAGAATTCAAACCGTGAGCCACAGGGCGCGGATTATTACGGTCAACTTTATTTCGGTAGAAATCTTCCACCTCCTGCTGTGTTACGCCTTCCCCGTACATATTCATGGCAGACGACGTTACCAAATCAGTATTTGAATCCCGACTGACACGCTTGGAATCAAACTTAGGGTCAAAAACAATCTTACTGATCTTCTTGGTGAAGTCGGCAACTGAAAGCCCATTCAATGGCAATGATGCAGGATCCACTTTGGCGATTAAAGCTTCAAAATAGGCTGCGTCACAGGCAGGAATCAACTTGTCTGAGGAGTAATGATGATGAATTCCATTGGAGAAAAATACCCGCTTGGCATAAATCAACAATCCCTTCCCATCTGGTGTATTATCATCGACAAGCTTGCTGGCCAGCAATGACTCAAGGGTTTTACGTACCAGCAGGTTGTGTTTATAGTTCTGATCATAAATCATATCCCTCCCCGAGAGCGCGGCCTGAGAAAGATAATAGACAAATGCTTTTTGCTGGGCAGTCAGCGCCTCAAAACCAG is a window from the Persicobacter psychrovividus genome containing:
- a CDS encoding dipeptidyl-peptidase 3 family protein: MKKFFLSLGVAAMLLSIQSCDSSAPKDAIDATVITPAKSFEYKADEFADVSILRYNVPGFEALTAQQKAFVYYLSQAALSGRDMIYDQNYKHNLLVRKTLESLLASKLVDDNTPDGKGLLIYAKRVFFSNGIHHHYSSDKLIPACDAAYFEALIAKVDPASLPLNGLSVADFTKKISKIVFDPKFDSKRVSRDSNTDLVTSSAMNMYGEGVTQQEVEDFYRNKVDRNNPRPVAHGLNSKLIKKNGKVVEDTYKVGGLYTEALEKVVFWLEKAKSVAENEGQQKWLSLLIDFYKTGDLKTFDDFSVAWTNTTEGDVDMIHGFIEVYGDPMSYRGAYESIIEIKDPEASKRMAALAQYAQWFEDHSPIAKAHKKDKVVGISYKVVNAVMEAGDAAPSTPVGVNLPNSNWIRKEYGSKAVSLGNIKNAYEEAAGPGMLDEFAWTEAEKERAIKYGTLSNNMRTALHEVVGHASGQLEAGVGTPKETLKNYANALEESRADLVALYYLMDQKLVDIGVIPNLEVGKAAYDAFIRNGMMLQLRRLEEGAIIEQAHMRNRAMIAHWLFEKGQQDKVITREQRDGKTFFVINDYSKMRTLLGTLLKEVQRIKSQGDYEAGKALIENYGVQVDAEIRAEVIKRYEPIGSKPYGGFIQPSLTPVMDGDKIVDVKISYPSDFVQQMLHYGKEYAFLPAK